The Periophthalmus magnuspinnatus isolate fPerMag1 chromosome 17, fPerMag1.2.pri, whole genome shotgun sequence sequence GAATAGAGTTGTGCTTTGAACTTTTCTGGAGACTATCCTTGTTGATTTTTAAACCTTGTGAATGCATGTGCATGAAACACATGCACTAAATAAAGTCTTTATCCAAATACtatttaagtcatttattaAATGTGTCTTGTTTTCATTGAAATTGTTGTATAATTGTCAGTGCATTCTGACTAATCTGGAATGTGGAAGTGTTCTGGAGAAGAGACAAGAAGACTTATCTACTCCTCTGTGGAGAACCTTTGCTATTTTGTGAAGCAATTTGTAACAAACTTACATCAAATAATTTACCTCCTCTACAGTTCACATTGGGCATATGCTTTTCGCCAAATATTGAACCTAACCTTTATTTAGCTAATCTAGAACTGGCACTAGCACAATCAGTTCACTGGCTGTGGTGGATACTTTGAGATGTTTTGCTTCATGTAAAACTCATGATACATTTCTCTTTTATACTAATAGCTTATCCTAACCCCAggaacagaacaacaacaaaacttgttgttaatttaaaaaaaacatcatcgtGGTGCAGAGGTTAAGCAACAAGGTCCTGAGTTCAAGTCCTAAACTGATCAAAGACACttggtgtggagtttgcatattacTGTATTGAAGAAGGATTGGTCTTGTGCAACAACTCAACATCAATCGTTCTTCTGATCTATGTAATGTTGATGCACTTTACCTAGAAAAGATTTACCATTAAATATATAGACAGGCTCAAAAAGAGAGGCATCTGTACTAGCGATAGTAACTGTGAAGTATGCACTCTTAACACTCTTGTGTGCACTCTTAAACCATGGGACCATTGTATATTGCCCCTGTGtgttctttgcatttgacccatccatcgAGCGCTTTAACCAGTTGTGAGCAGAGGGGGCAATGCTTGGGGACCAAACTTCAGACCTTGATTCAGCATTGTGACGCGTTGTTTTGGTTGTACCTAGCTCAAAGGTTACATTCATTTTGGGTTGATGGTGgaaaccagaggaaacccatccagacatggttaaacatgcaaactcttAAAGCCACATCTGACCAGGGAATCAAACTCTGGAACTTCTTGCTGTAAGCAGAGGATGCTCagtgaatgtgaaaatgaaccTAGTGACTAAATAGGAGAGTGACTGTCTGTGTAGTGTTGTTCTGTAATGGGCCATTGGGCAGGATGCGGCCCGCTATAGGCCCAAAGAAGCTGGGGTATTAGTATATAAACTAAACAAAGTTAGACCTCTGTATATCAGGTGAGGTCAGCTCAAATCACTGCACGCTTACCTTTTTGGGTGTGTCAGGGTTGGGAGGATGCCCTGCAGGCCTTTGCATAAAGATTTCCATATATTCCATCAATGTTGGGGAGGGCTGGAGGGGCTGATTAAGATTTGTCCTGTCACTTGACTCCGACTCATTTCCAAACAATCACAACTCCATCTTCAGACTGGCGGGATCTTACAGTCCTTCTCTCTTCATAGAGGAACGCGAACATGGCGATAAAGTGAGTTTCTACATCTTTGATTATTGGGCCCTTTACCATTTTGAGCAGCCATGTGGAATTTCTCAAAGGAGTTCACTGTAAGTTAACATTGCACTATCGTATCAGTAAATGGGCGAAAAGTACTCAAATAGACTATTAAAACCATAGTGTGATTGGCTTGGTGTAGTTTTTTCTTGTGGTCTTGTTATGTTGAGGAACTGAGCTAGTGATACTACTGGTCTTTTCAAGGGCAGATTGTGTTGCTTTCCCAAGGATCCACTGGAAGATGTTGAGAGTTGGAGTGAGTCAGTTGACAAGGTTTTGGGCTGTAAAGGTAAGAAATAAGCACACCAgaatacaaactaaatattacaaacATTACTTTTCAAGATGATTGCGTTTGCTTCATAGCTGGACAGATAGCTTTCCAACAGTTTCTGAAGTCGGAGTACAGTGAGGAGAATATACTGTTTTGGCTCGCATGTGAGgattacaaaaaaattaaatcaacaCCAGAAATGATATCCTCAGCCAACCGGATTTACTCAGAGTTTGTGCAGACAGAAGCGCCCCGACAGGTAAGATAACTacgtaatatatatttttaat is a genomic window containing:
- the rgs1 gene encoding regulator of G-protein signaling 21 isoform X2 is translated as MAIKLCCFPKDPLEDVESWSESVDKVLGCKAGQIAFQQFLKSEYSEENILFWLACEDYKKIKSTPEMISSANRIYSEFVQTEAPRQINIDWGTRESIGKTISQPTLNSFDTAQKLVYSLMARDCYPRFLKSDIYQGLLRRNESR
- the rgs1 gene encoding regulator of G-protein signaling 21 isoform X1, coding for MWNFSKEFTGRLCCFPKDPLEDVESWSESVDKVLGCKAGQIAFQQFLKSEYSEENILFWLACEDYKKIKSTPEMISSANRIYSEFVQTEAPRQINIDWGTRESIGKTISQPTLNSFDTAQKLVYSLMARDCYPRFLKSDIYQGLLRRNESR